Within the Flavobacteriales bacterium genome, the region ACGGCTTCACAGAAGGCCATTGGCGTGCCGGCCGGACTGGCATTGCTCGTGGCAAGCAAACATGCGCTTGAGGTGTGGAAAGACAGAAAGACACCTGTGAGCAACTACTACGCCGACTGGAAGAACTGGCTGCCCGTGATGGAGGCCTATGAAGCAGGGAAACCCGCCTACTTCGGCACGCCGGCTACCAACCTGGTGGCTGCCTTGCAGGTGAGCCTCATCGAAATATTACAGGAAGGAATGGCTACACGGTTTGCAAGGCATGCAGCCATCAGCGAAGCCTTTAAGAAGGGCATGTCGGCAATCGGATTGGGGCAGGTACCCTTGAACCCGCAAACAGCGGCACATACCCTTTCTGCCATCCGGTACCCCGAAGGTGTAACAGGGGCGGCATTCCTGCCCGCGGTACGCAAGGCCGGCGCCATTATCGCCGGGGGATTGCACAGCCGCATCAAAGACGAATATTTCAGGGTCGGACACATGGGTACGGCCAACCGCGGAGACCTGCTGACAACGGTGGGTGCGATCGAAGAAGGATTGGCTGCATGCGGTTACGCGTTTGAGAAAGGCGCAGGCGTGGCAGCCGTATCCGGTCAGATGGCCCTGGATGGTGTTTAATGGCTTGATTTGCAATGATTTTAACCTTAAAAGAACTGCATTGGATCAAATCGTGAATTGGGATTTGATTTTCTGGGAATAAATTCTGTATCTTTGCGGTCCATTAGAAAAAGAGATATGCATTTAACAGCGGAAGAAAAAAAGGTGATTTTTAAAGAACACGGAAAATCCGAAAAGGATACCGGAAGTTCAGAGGCACAGATCGCCATGTTTACCCAAAGGATCGAGCACCTGACGAATCACCTGAAGGAAAACAAAAAAGACTTTGGTACGCAGCGCGCCCTGATCAACCTTGTGGGCAAACGCCGTAACCTTCTTGATTACCTGAAAGCAAAAGACATCGAACGCTACAGGGCCATCATCAAGAAACTAAATATCCGTAAATAAGACTCCTGAAAAAAGGCAATTGAAAAGATTGCCTTTTTTCTTTTTTACTCCCTTGGGTTCAGGGGTTTTTTCATTTGTAAACAGAGGTAATAGAGAAAGTATTAATCAACAGAAAAGAGATGTTAAACGTAGTAACAAAAACAATCAGCCTGGGTGATGGAAGGTCCATTACCATTGAAACAGGTAAGTTGGCCAAACAAGCCGATGGCAGTGTGGTGGTACGCATGGGAGACACCATGTTGCTGGCAACTGTCGTATCCAACAAAGACGCCGCGGAAAACCCGGCTTTCTTTCCCCTTTCAGTAGAATACCGTGAACAATTCGCTTCCGCAGGTAAGATCCCCGGTGGGTTCTTCAAGCGTGAAGCCCGGCCTTCGGAGCATGAGATCCTGGTTTGCCGCCTGGTAGACCGTGCCCTGCGCCCGTTGTTCCCCGACAACTACTTTGCAGAAACCCAGATCATCATCAACCTGATCTCCGCCGGTAAAGACACAACCCCCGACAGCCTTGCATGTCTGGCAGCTGCGTCAGCGCTTGCAGTTTCAGATATCCCTTTCAATGGTCCCGTTTCTGAAGTTCGCGTAGCCCGCGTGAATGGTCAGCTTGTAATCAACCCGTCCATCAGCCAGCTGGCCGATGCGGATATGGACCTGATGGTGGGCGCCACCGATAAAGACATTTGTATGGTGGAAGGCGAAATGAAGGAAGTGAGTGAGCAGGATATGGTAGAAGCCCTCAAGCTTGCCCACGATGCCATCAAGCAACAATGTGCCATCCAGGTTGAACTGGCTGCCGCCATTGAAAAAGCCCAAACCAAACGTGATTTCCATCACCAGGATGATGACAAGGACCTGCATGAACAGGTGCGCAAAGCAACCTACCAGGACTTTTATAATGTAGCCAAATCCGCCATTGCCAGCAAAAGCATACGCAAGGAGAAGTTCGGCGCCATCCGCGAAGCCTTCGTTGAGTCATTCAAGGCTAGCTGTCCGGAAGAAGAACTTTCCGGCAAAGAACGCATGATCGGCCGCTACCTTTCCAAGGTTGAAAAGGAAGCCGTTCGCCGCGTGGTGCTCGACGAGCGCCAACGCCTCGATGGTCGCAAGACCGATGAGATCCGCCCCATCTGGACGGAAGTGGACTACCTGCCTTCAGCACACGGTTCGGCCATCTTCACCCGCGGTGAAACCCAATCGCTCACATCTGTGACCCTGGGTACCAAACTGGATGAGCAGATCATTGACGGTGCCATATATGAAGGCAAAAACAACTTCATGCTGCACTACAACTTCCCGCCGTATTCAACCGGTGAAGTGAAACGTATGGGCAGCACCAGCCGCCGCGAAGTAGGTCACGGTAACCTGGCACACCGCGCCCTGAAAGGCCAGATGCCAAAGGATATTCCGTACACAGTTCGCGTGGTATCCGATATCCTCGAATCCAACGGATCTTCATCCATGGCCACCGTTTGTGCCGGTACCCTGGCACTCATGGATGCCGGTGTGAAGCTGAAAAAGCCCGTATCCGGTATTGCCATGGGATTGATCATGGATGAGCAGGGCAAGTACGCCGTGCTGTCTGATATCCTCGGCGATGAAGATCATCTCGGCGACATGGACTTTAAGGTATGCGGTACCCGCGACGGTATCACCGCCTGCCAGATGGACATCAAGGTCGACGGACTTTCCTATGAGATCCTGATGGAAGCATTGAACCAGGCCAAAGCCGGTCGTATGCATATCCTCGGCAAGATGGGAGAATCTCTGACCGAGGCACGTGCCGACTACAAGCCGCACGCACCGCGCATCGTTCAGATCAACATTCCGAAAGAATTCATCGGTGCCGTGATCGGCCCCGGCGGAAAGATCATCCAGGACATCCAGGAAAAAACAGGTACCACCATTGTGATTGAAGAAGTGGATGGCAGAGGTATCGTGGATATATCCGGTGATAACAAGGAAGCGATCGATCAGGCGCTGAACCGCATCAAGCAGATCACAACCGTTCCCGAAGTAGGGGAAGTGTACAAAGGGAAAGTGAAAACCATCACGGCGTTCGGCGCCTTCGTGGAAATCCTGCCCGGTAAAGACGGACTGCTGCATATTTCCGAGATCGACTGGAAACGATTGGAAACCGTTGAAAGCGCATTGAAGGAAGGTGATGAGGTTGAAGTGAAGATCATCGGTATCGATCCGAAAACAGGCAAGATCAAATTGTCCCGCAAAGTGTTGCTCCCCAAACCGGAAAAACAACAACAGCAGGAACAGATTTAATATAGCGCTTTATAGCGCCACATAAGGCAAGGCACGAATATTTCGTGCCTTGCTCTTTTGAGAATATTTGACCATCTTTGTTACGGGCAATCTGAGTTGAAACCATTTATTTTTACTTCTCGTTTACCAAGTCGTAGATTTTTGTTTTACTAAGTCCGACCTATGCGGCAGCTGAAGATTACGAAACAGGTAACCAACAGGGAGACTGCGTCTCTTGATAAGTACCTCCAGGAAATTGGTAAAGTTGAACTGATTACCGCCGAAGAAGAAGTTGAACTGGCACGCCGGATCAAGCAAGGCGATCAGGTGGCGCTGGAACGTCTTACCAAAGCAAACCTCAGGTTTGTGGTGTCGGTAGCCAAACAATACCAGAACCAGGGACTCACACTTCCTGACTTGATCAATGAAGGCAACCTGGGCCTCATCAAAGCGGCACAACGTTTTGATGAAACCCGCGGTTTCAAATTCATTTCCTATGCAGTATGGTGGATCCGCCAGTCCATCCTGCAGGCACTGGCAGAGCAGTCACGCATCGTGCGACTGCCGCTCAACAAGATCGGTTCCATCAACAAGATCAATAAGGCATTCGCCAAGCTCGAACAGGATTTCGAACGCGAACCTTCCGCAGGGGAGATTGCTGAACTGACCGAGATCTCCGAAGACGATGTGAAGGAGTCCATGAAGTCATCCGGCCGGCACGTGTCCATGGATGCTCCCCTGGTACAGGGTGAGGAAAACGACATGTACGACGTGTTGCAAAGCGACGACAGTCCGCGCCCGGATGCCACCCTTCTCAACGATTCACTGCGCCGCGAAATAGAACGCGCGCTGAAAACGCTGACCCAACGCGAGGCAGATGTCATCCGGTTGTACTTCGGTTTGTCGGGCGAACATACCATGACGCTGGAAGAGATCGGTGAACGTTTCGACCTGACCCGTGAACGTGTGCGTCAGATCAAGGAGAAAGCGATCAGGCGCCTGAAGCATACATCACGCAGCAAGATCCTGAAAACATACCTGGGCTAGAAAGCCCCGATAATTTGTACCTTTGGGTGACGGATTTCCGTCACCCTTTTTTTGTGCGCATGCACCCAGGGTCCATCATTAAAACACATCCCGGATATGTCACATCTCGTAGCCCCAAGTTTGTTGTCGGCGGATTTCGCCAACCTTCAGCATGACATCCGCCTGGTGAATGAAAGCGGGGCCGACTGGTTTCACCTGGATGTGATGGATGGCGTTTTCGTTCCCAACATTTCCTTCGGAATACCCGTGGTGAAGGCCGTGCGCAAACATGCCGAGAAACCGCTCGACGTGCACCTGATGATCGTAGATCCCGACCGGTACATTCAGGCATTCTGTGATGCCGGTGCCAACATCCTTACCGTTCATGCGGAGGCATGCACCCATCTGCACCGCACCATTCACGCCATCAAAGATGCAGGCATGCAGGCCGGAGTGGCGCTGAATCCGCATACGCCCGTGAATGTGCTGGAAAACATCGCCGCAGATATCGACCTGGTTTGTGTGATGTCGGTGAACCCCGGCTTCGGTGGTCAATCGTTCATTCCCAATACCTACACCAAAATTGCAGCCCTGAAGCAATTGCTTGAGGCCAAAGGATCGGGTGCTTTGATTGAGATTGATGGTGGCGTTGGAGCTGCCAATGCCGCTGCCCTGGTGGAAGCCGGAGCCAACGTGCTGGTAGCGGGTAATGCCGTGTTCGGGGCGGGTGATCCGGAAAAAGCCATCGCGCAATTGAAATCACCCGTTGCGGTCAAAGTCTGATCGGATCTAATCTCCTAAACATAAAAAGGGCGACCTATAGGGCCGCCCTTTCTTTTTGCATATGTCAAATGGAAACTATTCCACCACAAGCTTACCTGTTTTTCTTTCCGCACCGCTTTCCAGGGCATACCAGTAAAGACCGGCAGGCAGTTTGGAAGCATCCCATTGGATCTGCTGTTGTCCTTCGTTCAAACGTCCGCTGAACACAACATCCACTTCCGCACCCAGTTGGTTGTATACCTTCAGGGTTACGTCCGATTCCTGTGACAGGTCAAAGGAGAAGCTGGTGTTAGATGAACACGGATTGGGGTAATTGGTTACGTTTCCGATCAGCCCGTTCTCCTGAACACTTTCAACTGCATCATCGGTCTTAAAGCCAAAGGAAAGTTGAATGTCATAAACAATGCATTGCATATTGCCGGAAGAGTTGGTCATTACAGCCACCACGCGGTTGTAGGCGGGGTGGGTGTAAATCTTGGCGATCTTGCATTGACGGATATAACCGGCCTCATCATTGGTACCGGCGAGGCTGGCACTGTTGGATGAGGTAATCTTCCAACTGCTAACCTCCAACTCGTTGTTGTTGCGAGTAGCAACAGCGGCCTTTGAGGAACCAAGCTTGCAGCTGGCGATGTCATCAATGGAGCCGCTGACGGTTTTGGTTGAATGTTGATTGATGGTGCCGTCAGCGTTTATGGTGCAAACGGTTTCTTTTTGCGCACCTGATACCAGTGCACTCACCAAAACATAGGATCCGGGGTCGGCTTCCAGGTCCAGATTGGAGGCATCGGTGCTATACAGCTGCTTGGAACTAAGCTGGGCAATTGAGGTTGCGGTAGGAAAGCGGAAGGTCCGTAGGCTTGTGGTTGAGCTGCCAACAGTAGCAACGGCAAAACGATCATCATGGACCCTTGAACCGGCAATGTGATTAACAGTAGAGCTGAACCCATACACGTAACGTTGTGTGATCGGGTTGTCTAGGTTCACTGTATAGAACACCAGCTCGCTTGACTGATAACCGGCGGTTGCCAGGATCACGCGTGCATCGGTGCTTCCGCTGTTATCTTCTACAACAAACAAATCGAATTCGGTGCAACTGGTGGAGTAAACGGTTGTGTGCCATAGAACAGGTGTTCCGCTCACATCCCAGGTAGACAGTTGGATGCCATTGGATACCCGGGCTGCCATGATCGCACGGTTGTCACCATACTTGGCAACGCGCACGGCGGTGGCGGTACCGGAAGTGCTGGTGACACCGCTGCCTGTAATGGAATTGCCATTGCTGGTTACGCTGAACCTCCTCATGGTGGCCTGTCCGTCGGCTGCGATGTAAGCGGTTGCGAATGTGTTGTTTCCTGTTTCCACCACATCCACCTGGTCTCCGGCTGTGGCCGGGTTCAGAACGGTTGAAGCGGTATAGGAACCTTTTCGTACAACGTTGTCGGCATGTCCGGAGAATGCCATTCCGGCAATCATGGCGGTTGCCATCATTGCGCTTCTGAAGTGAAATTGTGTTTTCATTTTTTTGGTGTTTGGTTGAACATGATACCGGCATTTTTAGGACCGGCTTACATCCATTCAATGTGTGGTTGTGCACGATGGTTAAGTCGACTTTTAACCAACTGCCGTTCCCGGTATATGAATGGCGGGGAATTCCTTATGAAGGAAGATTAGGTGAGTGTTAAATAGGTGTAATTGCTTATAGGTTGGTTCAGTGGCAATTGAAATTTATGTGGGTCGGCAGGATAGCGCCGGTGTTTTCAGGCAACAAAAAAGGGCGACATTGCTGCCGCCCTTCCCAATCATCACATAAAAGATATGTTTACTCAATCACCAGTTTGCCTGCTTTTTTCTCGGCGCCACTTTCCAGTGAATACCAATACATGCCTGCGGGCAGCTTGGATGCATCCCATTGGATGGACTGATCACCCGCATTCATGTGGCCGTTGTAAATCTCTTCAACCTGAGCACCCAACTGGTTATATACCTTCAGGGTCACATCCGATTCGTTGGTAAGGGTGAATGAAAAAGTGGTTGCTTCGGAACATGGGTTCGGGTGGATGGTGGCATGGCTGAACAATTCACCCTGTGCCGGATCTACCGTGAGTTCGGCTGTTTTGCTGGCTCCGCCGCCTGACAGGGAAATGTTCCAAATCGAGATTTTCATGGCATTGGGAGCGTATGAACCAAAGGCGCTCCACGTACCACCTCCGACGGTTACCACCCGTTGAGATGCCGGTCCGACAGAGAGCGTTGCAGCTTTGGTTTGTTTGACGATGACTTCGAATTCATCATCTGTATTGGTGATATTGTTGGCCCCATCCAGACTCCAGGTGCGAACATCCAAACGGCCACTTCGCCGTGCGCTGGATAGGACCAGGCCGGAGTGTACGGTACAACTGGCGATATCTTTAAAACTGCCACTTATTGATTGGGTGGGATTGGCAGTAATTGTTCCGTTGGATTCGTTGAGCAAGCAAACAGTTTGATAAAAGTTATTTCCATCAACCGTGCTGATGACGCAGCGGTTGCTTCCGGTTGAGGTGACAGCTACACCATTTGAGCCTATTGCATTGATGGAAATATCATCCAGCAAATCAATGGTTGCTCCATTGACAAACCTGTAATACCGTACCCTGGATATGGTAGCACTCTGGGAATCATAAGAGGTTACCACAAAGGAGTTGTCATCAGTCGGAGTTCCTCCAACGTAATCCGCACCGTCCAGCGTTTCCGTATCTTCAAGGGTTATCGGCCCGTCTGTGGTAACTTCAAATGATGCGATCTCGGAATAGGGTTGTATGCTGCTCTTCATGCCTGCAACCGCCAATATGATGCGCGCGTTGTCTCCTCCGTTGTTTTCCCTCACTACAAATAAATCCAGATCATTTACGCCAGCGAAAGGATAGGTGTAGGACTGCCATAAATAGGGCGTGCTACCACTTACATCCCATGTGTGCAGGATGATTGAATTCGAAGTTCTTGTGGCTGTGATCACACGGTTGCTTCCGTATTTGGCGATTCGCACCTGGCTTGACGATACATTGCTGGTTTTTTCATAATCCTGCAGGGTGATGGTGTTGCCATCCGGCGAAACATACCACTTAATGACATAGGAAGAACCATTGAATACGGAAGCAGTTGCAAACGTATTGTTGTCAAGCGTTGCTACGTCTATCTGGTTTTCACCCGTTTCCAAAGGATCAATTTTATAGGTGGTTGTACTGGAGGGTTCGTGTCCCAACCGGGTAAGGTCCTGGGCCAGTCCGGGTGCAGACGCGCCCATCAGGATGGCGCCCGCAATGAGGCCTGATTGCAAGCCCTTTCTCAGAAGTATGCTGTGTTGTGATGGTTTCATTGTTTGCGTTGTTTGGTTTGACATAGTGAGAGATTAAGGTTTGAACTGAAATCAGGTCCAAATTAGTCCCGATAACCGTGGATTCGCTGATGCAATTCACCAACAAGAGGTTTCGCTTCATCAAGAATTGGTATGCTTTCATTAACCGAAGCGATGCAAAACCGCTAAAGCCGCAACAAAAAAGGGCGACATTGCTGCCGCCCTTCCCAATCATCACATAAAAGATCCATTTACTCGATCACGAGCTTGCCTGTTTTTCTTTCGGTGTCACTATCCAACGAATACCAATACAAGCCTGCGGGCAGCTTGGAAGCATCCCATTGAATGGTCTGCTCTCCGGCGTTCATGTGACCGTTGTAGATCACATCAACCTCAGCGCCCAGCTGGTTGTATAACTTCAGGGTCACGTCAGCATCTTGAGCGAGGGTGAAAGAGAATTGTGTGCCAGCTGAACAAGGATTGGGATAGCAGGAAAAGTTTCCGATCCGTTCGCCTGGTTCTACAACTTCAGCAACCTTCGTGGTTTTCCCGGGGCTAATAGGTAGGATGATGTCCCACACGGTTACATGCAGGATGTTGTCAAGATGCTTCCCGAAACGGGTATACTCGCCCACGTGAACCGTTACAATGCGCTGGTTGGCGAAGCCTGTGTTCAGGTAGGCAATCTTGGTTTGTTTGGCGGTGATATCCAGCACGTCACCTTGGATGATGGGTTGGTTGGAAGCGTCAATGTCCCAATCCTGAACGCTTAGCTTACCGTCACGCACACCACCTATTGCGAAAGAATAGGAACCAGTACTGCAGCTTGCAACGTCTGTGAAATTTCCGCTCTCCAATGAGGCTGCTGGCGTTGTGATATTGCCTGTGGAAGGATCTATCGCACAAAGGATTTGGGAAATTCCCGCATCGTCGATTGAACTAAGGACGAATTTTGTATTATTCAAAGCGGTCACATCAATGCCATTTGAGTAGAAACCGGAAATAGCAGTTGACCCTCCATACACCCAGGTATAATCATTTGCAATGGTATAGCGGGTAAGGAGTACCTGGTGGTTTGATGCAAGCCTTGCCAGTACGACCGAATTGTCATCCAGGCGGGTGGTGGCAACATGCACAGAATTTTCATTGCCTTTTGTGTCCAGTTTTGCTATGAAGCCTGAGCTATATACACGGTACAGCGACATTTCAGTGCCGAATTGCGAATAGGAAGGGTGCACACCGGTGACGGTCAGTGCAAAATAGCTGACGGCACCGTTGTTTTCATCACGGATCCATGTCAGGTCCCAGTCGGTAACCGTGCTCCAGTCGTGAATATGTTTATCCAAAATGACCGGTGTGCTTCCACTGAGATCCCACACAGCCAATTCTACACCCCCAACCACCCTGTTGGCAGTTACAATGCGACCCGGACCGCAATAGGCAGCCCGAATGCCCAGGCTTATTTTTGATTCGTCCGTTAAGCCGCCCAGGAGGGTCAGGTCATCTCCATCGGATGAAACGGATACTACACGTACCCTGGGGTGATAGTCTCGCAGGTAGGTGACTGCAAAGGTGTTTGCGTCCAATCGAACCACGTCCAACTGGTCGCCTGCATCTTCGGCTCCGGAAGCTTCGGTGACCTTACCGAATGATTCCGGTTCATGTGCTTTTTTGTAAAGTGATTGGGTATGACCTGGCAGTGATATGCCTGCAACGAGCATACAGGTGATCAGGAAGGATCTGCCGCTTCGTTCGGAAAGTAAGGGTAGTTTCATTTTTATTGGTGTTAGGTTCTACATGTACTGGATTTCCCGTCGCCGGGAAAAGCAACACCAAAGTACTAGGCAAGCTGTCGGATAAGGACGTTGTTTTAACCACCGTATGATATCACTTCATGAAACCGTGGTATGCGCACATAAGCAAAGATGAAAACCGGGAGGAATCCAGGCTCAATCTTTGCCATCTGCAAACCCCTGCAGGTAACCGAACTTTTCAGTAAGTTTCCCGTCCTGGGCAATGGTAGCCCGCTGTAGCAGTCCATCCTTGTCGCCATCCAGCATCGCAGGTAAGATGCGTTCGATCAGGTCGTGCCCGAACATTTCGGAAGCGTCCCTCGGAAGGCCGCTTGGTAGGTTGTCAACTGCCATCACCGTAAGGGTGGATTTGTCAAATGGCACACCTTCGCTTTCCGTAGCAGGGTTGTAGCCGTAGAAAGGATCCTGGGCGGTGGTGGTACGAATGGTGGATGGAATGGAGCCGT harbors:
- a CDS encoding ribulose-phosphate 3-epimerase; amino-acid sequence: MSHLVAPSLLSADFANLQHDIRLVNESGADWFHLDVMDGVFVPNISFGIPVVKAVRKHAEKPLDVHLMIVDPDRYIQAFCDAGANILTVHAEACTHLHRTIHAIKDAGMQAGVALNPHTPVNVLENIAADIDLVCVMSVNPGFGGQSFIPNTYTKIAALKQLLEAKGSGALIEIDGGVGAANAAALVEAGANVLVAGNAVFGAGDPEKAIAQLKSPVAVKV
- a CDS encoding T9SS type A sorting domain-containing protein, translating into MKLPLLSERSGRSFLITCMLVAGISLPGHTQSLYKKAHEPESFGKVTEASGAEDAGDQLDVVRLDANTFAVTYLRDYHPRVRVVSVSSDGDDLTLLGGLTDESKISLGIRAAYCGPGRIVTANRVVGGVELAVWDLSGSTPVILDKHIHDWSTVTDWDLTWIRDENNGAVSYFALTVTGVHPSYSQFGTEMSLYRVYSSGFIAKLDTKGNENSVHVATTRLDDNSVVLARLASNHQVLLTRYTIANDYTWVYGGSTAISGFYSNGIDVTALNNTKFVLSSIDDAGISQILCAIDPSTGNITTPAASLESGNFTDVASCSTGSYSFAIGGVRDGKLSVQDWDIDASNQPIIQGDVLDITAKQTKIAYLNTGFANQRIVTVHVGEYTRFGKHLDNILHVTVWDIILPISPGKTTKVAEVVEPGERIGNFSCYPNPCSAGTQFSFTLAQDADVTLKLYNQLGAEVDVIYNGHMNAGEQTIQWDASKLPAGLYWYSLDSDTERKTGKLVIE
- the pnp gene encoding polyribonucleotide nucleotidyltransferase, whose protein sequence is MLNVVTKTISLGDGRSITIETGKLAKQADGSVVVRMGDTMLLATVVSNKDAAENPAFFPLSVEYREQFASAGKIPGGFFKREARPSEHEILVCRLVDRALRPLFPDNYFAETQIIINLISAGKDTTPDSLACLAAASALAVSDIPFNGPVSEVRVARVNGQLVINPSISQLADADMDLMVGATDKDICMVEGEMKEVSEQDMVEALKLAHDAIKQQCAIQVELAAAIEKAQTKRDFHHQDDDKDLHEQVRKATYQDFYNVAKSAIASKSIRKEKFGAIREAFVESFKASCPEEELSGKERMIGRYLSKVEKEAVRRVVLDERQRLDGRKTDEIRPIWTEVDYLPSAHGSAIFTRGETQSLTSVTLGTKLDEQIIDGAIYEGKNNFMLHYNFPPYSTGEVKRMGSTSRREVGHGNLAHRALKGQMPKDIPYTVRVVSDILESNGSSSMATVCAGTLALMDAGVKLKKPVSGIAMGLIMDEQGKYAVLSDILGDEDHLGDMDFKVCGTRDGITACQMDIKVDGLSYEILMEALNQAKAGRMHILGKMGESLTEARADYKPHAPRIVQINIPKEFIGAVIGPGGKIIQDIQEKTGTTIVIEEVDGRGIVDISGDNKEAIDQALNRIKQITTVPEVGEVYKGKVKTITAFGAFVEILPGKDGLLHISEIDWKRLETVESALKEGDEVEVKIIGIDPKTGKIKLSRKVLLPKPEKQQQQEQI
- a CDS encoding T9SS type A sorting domain-containing protein → MKPSQHSILLRKGLQSGLIAGAILMGASAPGLAQDLTRLGHEPSSTTTYKIDPLETGENQIDVATLDNNTFATASVFNGSSYVIKWYVSPDGNTITLQDYEKTSNVSSSQVRIAKYGSNRVITATRTSNSIILHTWDVSGSTPYLWQSYTYPFAGVNDLDLFVVRENNGGDNARIILAVAGMKSSIQPYSEIASFEVTTDGPITLEDTETLDGADYVGGTPTDDNSFVVTSYDSQSATISRVRYYRFVNGATIDLLDDISINAIGSNGVAVTSTGSNRCVISTVDGNNFYQTVCLLNESNGTITANPTQSISGSFKDIASCTVHSGLVLSSARRSGRLDVRTWSLDGANNITNTDDEFEVIVKQTKAATLSVGPASQRVVTVGGGTWSAFGSYAPNAMKISIWNISLSGGGASKTAELTVDPAQGELFSHATIHPNPCSEATTFSFTLTNESDVTLKVYNQLGAQVEEIYNGHMNAGDQSIQWDASKLPAGMYWYSLESGAEKKAGKLVIE
- a CDS encoding sigma-70 family RNA polymerase sigma factor, whose translation is MRQLKITKQVTNRETASLDKYLQEIGKVELITAEEEVELARRIKQGDQVALERLTKANLRFVVSVAKQYQNQGLTLPDLINEGNLGLIKAAQRFDETRGFKFISYAVWWIRQSILQALAEQSRIVRLPLNKIGSINKINKAFAKLEQDFEREPSAGEIAELTEISEDDVKESMKSSGRHVSMDAPLVQGEENDMYDVLQSDDSPRPDATLLNDSLRREIERALKTLTQREADVIRLYFGLSGEHTMTLEEIGERFDLTRERVRQIKEKAIRRLKHTSRSKILKTYLG
- a CDS encoding alanine--glyoxylate aminotransferase family protein codes for the protein MIPGPIESDPAVLSALGQQTSSFVAPEFIAIMGDCLRMMREVWLSPDGQPFIIAGSGTLAMDMAVVNLVEPGDEALVISTGYFGDRYEDLLSRYGVKVTKLEAPVGDVPDPADVEALLRQKRFKLMTFTHVDTSTAVRVDPIPLGALGRKYGVLTVLDGVCSIAGEEMRQDEWEIDVALTASQKAIGVPAGLALLVASKHALEVWKDRKTPVSNYYADWKNWLPVMEAYEAGKPAYFGTPATNLVAALQVSLIEILQEGMATRFARHAAISEAFKKGMSAIGLGQVPLNPQTAAHTLSAIRYPEGVTGAAFLPAVRKAGAIIAGGLHSRIKDEYFRVGHMGTANRGDLLTTVGAIEEGLAACGYAFEKGAGVAAVSGQMALDGV
- a CDS encoding T9SS type A sorting domain-containing protein; the protein is MKTQFHFRSAMMATAMIAGMAFSGHADNVVRKGSYTASTVLNPATAGDQVDVVETGNNTFATAYIAADGQATMRRFSVTSNGNSITGSGVTSTSGTATAVRVAKYGDNRAIMAARVSNGIQLSTWDVSGTPVLWHTTVYSTSCTEFDLFVVEDNSGSTDARVILATAGYQSSELVFYTVNLDNPITQRYVYGFSSTVNHIAGSRVHDDRFAVATVGSSTTSLRTFRFPTATSIAQLSSKQLYSTDASNLDLEADPGSYVLVSALVSGAQKETVCTINADGTINQHSTKTVSGSIDDIASCKLGSSKAAVATRNNNELEVSSWKITSSNSASLAGTNDEAGYIRQCKIAKIYTHPAYNRVVAVMTNSSGNMQCIVYDIQLSFGFKTDDAVESVQENGLIGNVTNYPNPCSSNTSFSFDLSQESDVTLKVYNQLGAEVDVVFSGRLNEGQQQIQWDASKLPAGLYWYALESGAERKTGKLVVE
- the rpsO gene encoding 30S ribosomal protein S15 — encoded protein: MHLTAEEKKVIFKEHGKSEKDTGSSEAQIAMFTQRIEHLTNHLKENKKDFGTQRALINLVGKRRNLLDYLKAKDIERYRAIIKKLNIRK